Proteins from a single region of Catenulispora acidiphila DSM 44928:
- a CDS encoding ArsR/SmtB family transcription factor — MRIHFTPDDLLHVRFAEEPAPLLELALALASLHRPAADPVFTRWRREAARELPQRARPLLDLIPPCGRGPQFLDPLVPDVEDALERVAASPGSQIRREMARVAGLGRPLTPWTRRIATRDPQAWHELLTAVHTAYDSILTEPWRRLRAGFHAEVAWRTTRWGRLGLGAALESLMPGSKLDGLTWHLAPQKDIDCHLAGHGLTLYPTAMWSGLPLIATSPDGSKLLVYPALTPLPLLPEPQDTDPLGTLLGRTRAQVLEALAEQRTTGKLAHDLGISAASASQHATALREAGLVATRREGKAAWHECTALGAELLRTGVR; from the coding sequence ATGCGGATCCACTTCACGCCCGACGACCTGCTGCACGTCCGCTTCGCCGAGGAACCGGCGCCGTTGCTGGAGCTGGCCTTGGCGCTCGCGTCCCTGCACCGCCCCGCCGCCGACCCCGTCTTCACCCGCTGGCGCCGGGAGGCCGCACGCGAGCTGCCGCAGCGGGCACGTCCGCTGCTGGACCTGATACCGCCGTGCGGACGCGGACCGCAGTTCCTGGATCCGCTGGTCCCCGACGTCGAGGACGCCCTCGAACGCGTCGCGGCGTCACCGGGAAGCCAGATACGCCGGGAGATGGCACGCGTCGCGGGCCTGGGACGCCCTCTGACGCCCTGGACCCGGCGCATCGCCACCCGAGACCCGCAGGCCTGGCACGAGCTCCTGACGGCCGTCCACACCGCGTATGACAGCATCCTGACGGAGCCCTGGCGCCGCCTGCGCGCCGGCTTCCACGCCGAGGTCGCCTGGCGCACCACCCGCTGGGGACGCCTCGGCCTCGGCGCAGCCCTGGAATCCCTAATGCCCGGCTCAAAACTCGACGGCCTCACCTGGCACCTGGCACCGCAAAAGGACATCGACTGCCACCTGGCCGGCCACGGCCTGACCCTCTACCCCACAGCGATGTGGAGCGGCCTCCCCCTGATCGCCACCAGCCCCGACGGCTCAAAACTGCTGGTCTACCCAGCCCTCACGCCCCTCCCCCTCCTCCCCGAACCACAGGACACTGACCCGCTGGGCACCCTCCTGGGACGCACCCGCGCACAAGTCCTGGAGGCACTGGCCGAGCAGCGGACAACAGGCAAACTCGCCCACGATCTCGGAATCAGCGCCGCCTCGGCATCCCAGCACGCGACCGCACTACGAGAGGCAGGCCTGGTGGCGACGCGGCGGGAGGGGAAAGCGGCGTGGCACGAGTGCACAGCTTTGGGGGCGGAGCTGTTGCGCACGGGAGTGCGGTAG
- a CDS encoding cobyric acid synthase has protein sequence MIDSRGGTGSLLVAGTTSDAGKSLITAGICRWLARQGVRVAPFKAQNMSNNSMVVGVAGAANAAHGATGATPGVGAEIGRAQVMQAQAAGVEPEVAMNPVLLKPGSDRTSQVVLLGQVFAEASATSYQELKPRLREAVLASYQDLKSRFDVVICEGAGSPTEINLRDGDLVNMGLAQPLGMPVVVVGDIDRGGVFAAFHGTVALLDAADQKLVSGFIINKFRGDPSLLTPGLRQIEDFTGRPVFGVVPWLPGIRLDAEDALPIEAYAAGARDGALDGGARLRVAVVRFPRVSNFTDVDALAIEPGVDVEFTASAAAVESADLVVLPGTKSTVADLAWLRERGLEPALAKRAAEGRPILGICGGYQMLGTVIEDEVESRRGTVAGLGLLPVRTVFDPVKTLTRPTGFGLGEPVGGYEIHNGQVRVEGGESLFTDASGAALEGCQDGAVWGTIWHGALESDGFRRAYLAEVARVCGLRFEPDPDVSFAAEREKQLDRLGDAVEEYVDTERLWRLIEDGPTAGLPLLPPGAG, from the coding sequence ATGATCGACTCGCGCGGCGGGACGGGCTCGCTGCTCGTCGCCGGTACCACCTCCGATGCCGGAAAGAGCCTGATTACCGCAGGGATCTGCCGCTGGCTGGCCCGGCAGGGGGTGCGGGTGGCGCCGTTCAAGGCGCAGAACATGTCGAACAACTCGATGGTGGTCGGCGTCGCGGGGGCGGCGAACGCAGCGCATGGGGCGACCGGCGCGACACCGGGCGTCGGCGCGGAGATCGGGCGCGCGCAGGTGATGCAGGCGCAGGCCGCCGGGGTCGAGCCGGAAGTGGCGATGAATCCGGTGCTGCTCAAGCCCGGCAGCGATCGGACGAGCCAGGTCGTATTGCTCGGGCAGGTGTTCGCCGAGGCGTCGGCGACGTCGTACCAGGAGCTCAAACCGCGGCTGCGCGAGGCGGTGCTGGCGTCGTATCAGGACTTGAAGTCGCGTTTCGACGTGGTGATCTGCGAGGGCGCCGGGTCCCCGACCGAGATCAACCTGCGTGACGGCGACCTGGTCAACATGGGACTGGCCCAGCCGTTGGGGATGCCGGTGGTGGTGGTCGGCGACATCGACCGCGGCGGGGTGTTCGCGGCGTTCCACGGGACTGTGGCGCTGTTGGACGCGGCAGACCAGAAGCTCGTATCAGGGTTCATCATCAACAAGTTCCGTGGTGATCCATCGCTGCTGACGCCCGGGTTGCGGCAGATCGAGGACTTCACGGGGCGGCCGGTGTTTGGTGTGGTGCCGTGGTTGCCGGGGATTCGGCTGGACGCCGAGGACGCGCTGCCGATTGAGGCGTACGCGGCCGGCGCTCGGGATGGTGCGCTGGACGGCGGCGCGCGGTTGCGGGTCGCGGTGGTCCGTTTCCCACGCGTCTCGAACTTCACGGACGTGGACGCGCTGGCGATCGAGCCCGGCGTGGACGTCGAGTTCACGGCTTCGGCGGCGGCGGTGGAGTCGGCGGATCTGGTCGTGCTGCCGGGGACGAAGTCGACGGTCGCAGACCTGGCGTGGCTGCGCGAGCGCGGGCTGGAGCCGGCGTTGGCCAAGCGTGCGGCGGAGGGGCGGCCGATCCTGGGGATCTGCGGCGGGTATCAGATGCTCGGGACGGTGATCGAGGACGAGGTCGAGTCGCGACGCGGGACTGTCGCAGGGCTCGGGCTCCTGCCGGTGCGGACGGTGTTCGACCCTGTCAAGACCCTGACTCGCCCGACGGGCTTCGGGCTCGGCGAGCCGGTCGGAGGGTATGAGATCCACAACGGGCAGGTGCGGGTCGAGGGCGGGGAGAGCCTGTTCACCGACGCCTCGGGCGCGGCGCTGGAGGGCTGCCAGGACGGGGCGGTGTGGGGGACGATCTGGCACGGGGCGCTGGAGAGCGATGGTTTTCGGCGCGCTTACCTGGCTGAGGTGGCGCGGGTGTGCGGGCTGCGGTTCGAGCCGGATCCGGACGTGTCGTTCGCGGCGGAGAGGGAGAAGCAGCTCGATCGGCTGGGTGACGCGGTCGAGGAGTACGTCGACACCGAGCGGTTGTGGCGGCTGATCGAGGATGGCCCGACCGCAGGGCTGCCGCTGCTGCCGCCGGGCGCCGGCTGA
- a CDS encoding LysR family transcriptional regulator, translating to MIDVRQLRTLRALADHGTVSAAAEALYLTPSAVSQQLAVLSKSTGCELLERRGRNVVLTEAARVLVGHADAVFAQLERAQSELRAISPAPMTVRIAGFPTAVMAVIAPAMKALREAHEEWRFEIADTESEESVAHLIDGTVDVAVVMAAPNRPLLGDPRIRILPLLEEVYVAAVPAGHRLAAAERIGLADLVEEPFVLAAEGLSCHDQVTAICADAGFQPRGRYRATDFSAALALIANGFGVTLLPTLGVPPLMPEGVVLVPLKEDWPRRVSLIAVRTGAEYPEVVTALAEAAAKLVR from the coding sequence ATGATTGATGTGCGGCAACTCCGGACGCTGCGTGCTCTGGCCGACCACGGCACGGTGTCGGCGGCGGCCGAGGCGTTGTACCTGACGCCGTCGGCCGTGTCGCAGCAGCTGGCCGTGCTCAGCAAGAGTACCGGCTGCGAACTGCTGGAACGCCGGGGACGCAACGTGGTCCTCACCGAGGCGGCGCGGGTGTTGGTGGGTCACGCCGACGCGGTCTTCGCGCAACTGGAGCGTGCGCAGTCTGAGTTGCGTGCCATCTCCCCGGCGCCGATGACGGTCCGGATCGCCGGCTTCCCGACCGCGGTGATGGCGGTCATCGCCCCGGCGATGAAGGCGCTGCGCGAGGCGCACGAGGAGTGGCGTTTCGAGATCGCCGACACCGAGAGCGAGGAGTCGGTCGCGCACCTCATCGACGGCACGGTCGACGTCGCCGTCGTGATGGCCGCGCCGAACCGCCCGCTGCTGGGCGATCCACGAATCAGGATCCTGCCTTTGCTGGAGGAGGTCTACGTCGCCGCCGTGCCCGCCGGCCACCGGCTCGCCGCCGCGGAGCGGATCGGGCTGGCGGATCTGGTCGAGGAGCCATTCGTGCTGGCCGCCGAAGGCTTGTCCTGCCACGACCAGGTGACCGCGATCTGCGCCGACGCCGGATTCCAGCCGCGCGGACGCTACCGCGCGACGGACTTCAGCGCCGCGTTGGCGTTGATCGCCAACGGTTTCGGCGTGACGCTGCTGCCGACGCTCGGGGTCCCGCCGCTGATGCCAGAGGGTGTCGTGCTGGTGCCGCTGAAGGAGGACTGGCCTCGGCGGGTGAGCCTCATCGCGGTGCGGACCGGGGCGGAGTATCCGGAGGTCGTCACGGCGCTCGCCGAGGCGGCGGCTAAGCTGGTCCGATGA
- a CDS encoding EamA family transporter has translation MRNPRHIALALAVVVIWGVNFVAIGHALEGFPPILLAALRFALTGTAALFFPRPKEVRWYWIAGISAFMFFGQYVLLFTAMAHGMPDGLASLVLQSQAPFTVLAAALLLGEKTGPRQVAGIAAAVAGLVVIGAGRGGNVPLSSLLLAVGAGASWALGSICNRKAGATNGFALMVWASLYAAPPLFLTSLLSEGPHRIGHAFAHLHAGPVVGLLYVVLLSTFVGMGAWVVLITKYPASAVAPYTLGVPPVGILAALIANGERMTALEIAGSLVVLGGLVAIVWPRRSARGTSARRFRRPRIVPDPSVAAATVEESTHAAA, from the coding sequence ATGCGCAATCCCCGCCACATCGCCCTGGCGCTCGCGGTCGTCGTGATCTGGGGCGTGAACTTCGTCGCCATCGGCCACGCCCTGGAGGGCTTCCCGCCGATCCTGCTCGCCGCCCTCCGCTTCGCCCTCACCGGCACGGCGGCCCTGTTCTTCCCTCGCCCGAAGGAGGTCCGCTGGTACTGGATCGCCGGTATCAGTGCCTTCATGTTCTTCGGCCAGTACGTCCTGCTGTTCACCGCCATGGCGCACGGGATGCCCGACGGCCTGGCCTCCCTGGTGCTCCAGAGCCAGGCGCCGTTCACTGTGCTAGCCGCCGCGCTCCTGCTCGGTGAGAAGACCGGTCCGCGCCAGGTGGCCGGGATCGCCGCCGCCGTCGCCGGCCTAGTCGTCATCGGCGCCGGACGGGGCGGAAACGTCCCGCTCAGCTCGCTGCTGCTGGCCGTCGGCGCCGGGGCGTCCTGGGCGCTGGGCTCGATCTGCAACCGCAAGGCCGGTGCCACCAACGGCTTCGCGCTGATGGTCTGGGCGAGCCTGTACGCCGCTCCCCCGCTGTTCCTCACCTCGCTGCTGTCCGAGGGCCCGCACCGGATCGGCCACGCCTTCGCGCACCTGCACGCCGGTCCCGTCGTGGGCCTGCTCTACGTGGTGCTGCTGTCGACCTTCGTCGGCATGGGCGCCTGGGTCGTCCTGATCACCAAGTACCCGGCTTCGGCGGTCGCGCCGTACACCCTCGGCGTCCCGCCGGTCGGCATCCTCGCGGCGCTGATCGCCAACGGCGAGCGGATGACCGCGCTGGAGATCGCCGGCTCGCTGGTGGTACTCGGCGGGCTGGTGGCGATCGTCTGGCCGCGCCGGAGCGCGCGGGGCACGTCGGCGCGCCGGTTCCGCCGTCCCCGGATCGTGCCGGATCCGTCCGTGGCCGCCGCTACAGTCGAGGAGAGCACCCACGCCGCTGCCTAG
- the recD2 gene encoding SF1B family DNA helicase RecD2 has translation MAAPTTEPHGTLSVVEGVLERITFANEETGYTVARVDTGHGAADLLTVVGALLGAQPGESLRMRGRWGSHPQYGKQFMVDNYTQVLPATVAGIQKYLGSGLIKGIGPKTAEKIVGHFGVDTLTVIDETPARLIEVPTLGPKRTKLIAAAWIEQKAIKEVMVFLQSVGVTTSISVRIYKEYGDASIDVVKQEPYKLASDVWGIGFKTADAIAVAVGIPHDSPERVKAGIQYALSQSSDAGNCYLPREKLLEESVKILTVPTELTSHCLDELIEAEGVVAEDIPDPDGYDPDEPIRAIYLVPFHRAEASLAAQLRRLLEAPDDRLASFATVDWDKALGWLKDRTGADLAPEQTAAVQQALTAKVSVLTGGPGCGKSFTVRSIVELAQAKRARVVLAAPTGKAAKRLTELTGAEAMTVHRLLELKPGGDAAYDRDRPLEADLVVVDEASMLDVLLANKLVKAVAPGAHLLLVGDVDQLPSVGAGEVLRDLLAAPRVPRVRLTQVFRQAQQSGVVVNAHRINSGKPLELKGFDDFFLFVEDETEDAARVAVELATTRIPKRFGFDPRRDIQVLTPMHRGPAGAGTLNGLLQETLTPSQPSRPEKRFGGRTFRVGDKVTQIRNNYDKGKNGVFNGTGGVITSMLLEEQTLVVHTDEDEEVTYEFAELDELQHAYAMTVHRSQGSEYPVVVVPVTMSAWMMLQRNLLYTAVTRAKKLVVLVGSKRALAQAIRTMSAGKRFTGLDYRLR, from the coding sequence TTGGCCGCACCGACCACCGAGCCCCACGGCACCCTGTCGGTCGTCGAGGGCGTGCTGGAGCGGATCACCTTCGCCAACGAGGAGACCGGCTACACCGTCGCGCGCGTCGACACCGGCCACGGCGCCGCCGACCTGCTGACAGTGGTCGGCGCGCTGCTCGGCGCGCAGCCCGGCGAATCGCTGCGGATGCGCGGCCGCTGGGGCTCGCATCCGCAGTACGGCAAGCAGTTCATGGTCGACAACTACACGCAGGTCCTCCCGGCGACCGTCGCGGGCATCCAGAAGTACCTGGGCTCCGGACTCATCAAGGGCATCGGCCCGAAGACCGCCGAGAAGATCGTCGGCCACTTCGGCGTGGACACACTCACGGTCATCGACGAGACGCCGGCCCGCCTGATCGAGGTCCCGACCCTGGGACCGAAGCGCACCAAGCTCATCGCGGCAGCGTGGATCGAGCAGAAGGCCATCAAAGAGGTCATGGTCTTCCTGCAGTCGGTCGGGGTGACCACATCGATCTCGGTGCGGATCTACAAGGAGTACGGCGACGCCTCGATCGACGTCGTGAAACAGGAGCCTTACAAGCTCGCCTCGGACGTGTGGGGCATCGGCTTCAAGACCGCCGACGCGATCGCGGTGGCTGTCGGCATCCCGCACGACTCGCCGGAGCGCGTAAAGGCCGGCATCCAGTACGCGCTATCGCAGAGCTCTGACGCTGGTAACTGCTATCTGCCACGCGAGAAGCTCCTGGAGGAGTCTGTCAAAATCCTGACGGTCCCCACCGAGCTCACCTCCCACTGCCTTGATGAACTCATCGAGGCAGAGGGAGTCGTCGCCGAGGACATCCCGGATCCCGACGGCTACGACCCCGACGAGCCGATTCGCGCCATCTACCTCGTTCCCTTCCACCGCGCCGAAGCCTCGCTGGCCGCCCAGCTACGGCGCCTGCTGGAGGCGCCGGACGACCGCCTCGCCTCGTTCGCCACGGTCGACTGGGACAAGGCTCTGGGCTGGCTGAAGGACCGCACCGGCGCCGACCTCGCGCCGGAGCAGACCGCGGCGGTGCAGCAGGCGCTGACGGCGAAAGTCAGTGTCCTGACCGGCGGCCCGGGCTGCGGCAAGTCGTTCACGGTGCGCTCGATCGTGGAGTTGGCGCAGGCCAAGCGGGCGCGCGTGGTCCTGGCCGCCCCGACCGGCAAGGCAGCCAAGCGCCTGACCGAGCTGACCGGCGCCGAGGCGATGACCGTGCACCGCCTGCTGGAGCTCAAGCCAGGCGGGGACGCCGCGTACGACCGGGACCGGCCGCTGGAGGCCGACCTCGTGGTGGTGGACGAAGCCTCGATGCTGGACGTCCTGCTGGCGAACAAACTGGTCAAGGCCGTCGCCCCCGGCGCACACCTGTTGCTGGTCGGCGACGTGGACCAGCTCCCCTCCGTCGGCGCCGGCGAGGTGCTGCGCGATCTCCTAGCCGCGCCCCGAGTGCCCCGCGTACGCCTGACGCAAGTCTTCCGCCAGGCGCAACAGTCCGGCGTCGTGGTGAACGCGCACCGGATCAACTCGGGGAAACCGTTGGAGCTCAAGGGATTCGACGACTTCTTCCTGTTCGTCGAGGACGAGACCGAGGACGCCGCACGCGTCGCCGTCGAGCTGGCCACGACCCGCATCCCCAAACGCTTCGGCTTCGACCCCCGCCGCGACATCCAGGTTCTGACTCCCATGCACCGCGGCCCAGCCGGCGCCGGAACCCTCAATGGGCTCCTGCAAGAAACGCTGACCCCCTCCCAGCCCTCGCGCCCCGAGAAGCGCTTCGGCGGCCGCACCTTCCGCGTCGGCGACAAGGTCACGCAGATCCGCAACAACTACGACAAGGGAAAGAACGGCGTCTTCAACGGCACCGGCGGCGTCATCACCTCCATGCTCCTGGAGGAGCAGACCCTGGTGGTACACACCGACGAGGACGAAGAGGTGACGTATGAGTTCGCGGAGCTGGACGAGCTACAGCACGCCTACGCCATGACAGTGCACCGATCGCAGGGCTCTGAATACCCCGTAGTTGTGGTCCCCGTGACAATGAGCGCCTGGATGATGCTGCAACGAAACCTGCTCTACACGGCAGTCACGCGCGCGAAGAAGCTGGTGGTCCTGGTCGGCTCGAAACGCGCCCTGGCACAAGCGATCCGCACGATGTCCGCAGGCAAACGCTTCACCGGCCTGGACTACCGCCTGCGATGA
- a CDS encoding 1-aminocyclopropane-1-carboxylate deaminase/D-cysteine desulfhydrase: MTDLILHFDNNKPRKLKYNLAEAHKAGATTLLTFGGAYSNHIRAVAAAGRTEGFATIGVIRGEEHLPLNESLAYAASQGMHLTYMDRESYRTKNSPTTRRALHNTFGDFFLIPEGGSNPAAVRGCAELPAEIPHPFDIICCPVGTGGTLAGISAGLSPTQRAIGFAALKGDFLKKEVADLQRQTYGHALTNWHIETDYHFGGYAKIPPHLEAFAAAFGTTHGFEVDRIYVAKMLYGITHMIEANAFAPTTRIVAVITTG, encoded by the coding sequence ATGACAGACCTCATCCTGCACTTCGACAACAACAAGCCCCGCAAACTGAAGTACAACCTCGCCGAGGCGCACAAAGCCGGCGCCACAACCCTGCTCACCTTCGGCGGCGCCTACTCCAACCACATCCGCGCGGTAGCCGCAGCCGGCCGCACCGAAGGCTTCGCAACAATCGGCGTCATCCGCGGCGAGGAACACCTCCCCCTGAACGAATCCCTCGCCTACGCGGCATCCCAAGGCATGCACCTGACCTACATGGACCGCGAGTCCTACCGAACAAAGAACTCACCCACCACCCGCCGCGCCCTGCACAACACTTTCGGCGACTTCTTCCTCATCCCCGAAGGCGGCTCAAACCCCGCCGCAGTCCGCGGCTGCGCAGAACTCCCCGCCGAAATCCCCCACCCCTTCGACATCATCTGCTGCCCCGTCGGCACCGGCGGCACCCTGGCCGGCATCTCCGCCGGCCTCTCCCCCACCCAACGAGCCATCGGCTTCGCAGCCCTCAAAGGCGACTTCCTGAAAAAAGAAGTCGCCGACCTCCAACGCCAAACCTACGGCCACGCCCTCACCAACTGGCACATCGAAACCGACTACCACTTCGGCGGCTACGCAAAGATCCCCCCACACCTAGAAGCCTTCGCCGCAGCCTTCGGCACCACCCACGGCTTCGAAGTGGACCGCATCTACGTCGCAAAAATGCTCTACGGCATCACCCACATGATCGAAGCCAACGCCTTCGCCCCCACCACCCGCATCGTCGCCGTCATCACCACCGGCTGA
- a CDS encoding TldD/PmbA family protein encodes MSPDTAVRSETAERVLQAARTAAGGSADVDVTVEHEHLALTRFANSYIHQNVASDTDTVTLRIHADGRTAVNTTTVTDDAGLAALVERTVAAVRLSPADPGWAGLSGRAPLPIPSADPDLATGGAGPEARAEQVKAYVDEVTAAGLTAAGFYRNRLVVTAYANSEGQAVHGTVVEAAIDGIAKTATSDGASRQASRRMSDLNGAALGARAAAKALASQNPIEIDPGEYEVVLEPTAVSDILWVLADYGFNGKALTEGTSFAKLGDQQFDPLVTLIDDPLSGPAAGPLFDAEGTPRDPLHLVRNGVTQAVAHDRRSAREAATTSTGHASASSATDGAVPINVRLEPPVTLTPTEVDGPAADSAVQGLITKVHRGLLVTDHWYTRCLDPRRLVMTGLTRNGVWLIENGEITHPVKNLRFTQSYPEALAPGRVLAIGTHAPAFASKYGAYSAMAPALHLAGWNFTGGASG; translated from the coding sequence ATGAGCCCGGACACCGCGGTGCGGAGCGAGACCGCCGAGCGCGTGCTGCAGGCCGCGCGCACGGCCGCCGGCGGCTCGGCGGACGTGGACGTGACGGTCGAGCACGAACACCTAGCGCTCACCCGATTCGCCAACTCCTACATTCACCAGAACGTCGCCAGCGACACCGACACGGTGACCCTGCGCATCCACGCCGACGGCCGCACCGCCGTGAACACCACGACCGTCACCGACGACGCAGGCCTGGCCGCCCTGGTCGAGCGCACGGTCGCGGCGGTACGCCTGTCGCCGGCGGACCCGGGCTGGGCAGGACTGTCCGGCCGCGCGCCGCTCCCCATCCCATCGGCCGATCCGGACCTCGCGACCGGCGGCGCGGGTCCCGAGGCGCGGGCCGAGCAGGTGAAGGCGTATGTGGACGAGGTCACCGCCGCTGGGCTCACCGCGGCCGGGTTCTACCGCAACCGGCTGGTCGTGACGGCGTATGCGAACTCTGAGGGGCAGGCCGTCCACGGCACGGTCGTCGAGGCCGCGATCGACGGCATCGCCAAGACCGCCACCTCCGACGGCGCCTCCCGCCAGGCCTCGCGCCGCATGAGCGACCTGAACGGCGCCGCACTCGGCGCGCGCGCCGCCGCCAAGGCCCTCGCCTCGCAGAACCCGATCGAGATCGACCCCGGCGAGTACGAAGTGGTCCTGGAACCCACGGCGGTCAGCGACATCCTGTGGGTCCTGGCCGACTACGGCTTCAACGGCAAGGCCCTCACCGAGGGCACGTCCTTCGCCAAACTCGGCGACCAGCAGTTCGACCCCCTGGTCACCCTGATCGACGACCCCCTCTCAGGCCCGGCCGCCGGTCCCCTCTTCGACGCCGAAGGCACCCCCCGCGACCCCCTCCACCTGGTCCGCAACGGCGTGACCCAAGCAGTCGCCCACGACCGCCGCTCCGCCCGCGAAGCCGCCACCACCAGCACCGGCCACGCCAGCGCCTCCAGCGCGACAGACGGCGCCGTACCGATCAACGTCCGCCTCGAACCCCCCGTCACCCTCACCCCCACCGAAGTCGACGGCCCCGCCGCGGACTCCGCGGTCCAAGGCCTGATCACCAAGGTCCACCGAGGCCTCCTGGTCACCGACCACTGGTACACCCGCTGCCTGGACCCCCGCCGCCTCGTGATGACCGGCCTCACCCGCAACGGCGTCTGGCTCATCGAAAACGGCGAAATCACCCACCCAGTCAAAAACCTCCGCTTCACCCAGTCCTACCCCGAAGCCCTAGCCCCAGGCCGCGTCCTAGCCATAGGCACCCACGCCCCAGCCTTCGCCTCGAAATACGGCGCCTACTCAGCCATGGCCCCCGCCCTCCACCTCGCCGGCTGGAACTTCACCGGCGGCGCCAGCGGCTGA
- a CDS encoding TldD/PmbA family protein: protein MSSSYLDAADQAVEHALALGARYADARVMHRRTESMSARNGAVEALDQGETVGIGVRALVGSSWGFFATPHLDAPSVRAAGRQAVEIAKASSRVPGPAAMIPADPEVGSWASECEVDPLEVPVSDKGDLLTAATAEMRSQGADIATGIYQIWDTRKWFVSSEGHRIDQHIRECGGGISATAVGERETQVRSYPSRRGQYGTRGWELVTELDLAAQASRIADEAQALLRAPQCPSGQTALILGGEQLALQIHESVGHAIELDRILGWEAAYAGTSWLDLAQLGTLQYGSELMNIVIDATHPGALGSFGYDDEGTKAGKRDAVRNGIWTGVLSGRESAAVAGLDYGGSVRSTDWSRLPIVRMTNVGLEPGPHTLEEIIAATDDGVFMDMNRSWSIDDKRLNFQFGCEVGYEVKNGKLGRMVKNPTYTGIGPKFWQSMDMLSHEIVAWGTPNCGKGQPGQVGHTGHPAAPARFQNVRVGVRG, encoded by the coding sequence ATGAGCAGCAGCTACCTCGACGCGGCCGATCAGGCCGTGGAGCACGCGCTCGCGCTGGGGGCCCGCTACGCCGACGCCCGCGTCATGCACCGCCGGACCGAGTCCATGTCCGCCCGCAACGGTGCCGTGGAGGCGCTGGACCAGGGGGAGACGGTCGGTATCGGGGTGCGGGCGCTTGTCGGGTCCAGCTGGGGTTTCTTCGCGACGCCGCATCTGGACGCGCCTTCGGTCCGCGCGGCCGGACGGCAGGCGGTGGAGATCGCCAAGGCCTCCTCGCGGGTCCCGGGCCCGGCGGCGATGATCCCGGCCGATCCGGAGGTCGGCAGCTGGGCCAGCGAGTGCGAGGTGGATCCGCTCGAGGTGCCCGTCTCGGACAAGGGCGATCTGCTGACGGCGGCCACCGCCGAGATGCGCTCGCAGGGTGCTGACATCGCGACCGGCATCTACCAGATCTGGGACACGCGCAAGTGGTTCGTCTCCTCCGAGGGACACCGGATCGACCAGCACATCCGCGAATGCGGCGGCGGGATCTCGGCCACCGCGGTCGGCGAGCGCGAGACCCAGGTCCGCTCGTACCCCTCGCGGCGCGGCCAGTATGGCACCCGCGGCTGGGAGCTGGTCACCGAGCTCGACCTGGCCGCGCAGGCCTCCCGGATCGCCGACGAAGCCCAGGCGCTGCTGCGTGCCCCGCAGTGCCCGTCGGGCCAGACCGCGCTGATCCTCGGCGGCGAGCAGTTGGCGTTGCAGATCCACGAATCCGTCGGCCACGCCATCGAACTGGACCGCATCCTGGGCTGGGAGGCGGCGTACGCCGGCACCTCGTGGCTGGACCTGGCTCAGCTCGGCACGCTGCAGTATGGCAGCGAGCTGATGAACATCGTCATCGACGCCACCCACCCCGGCGCGCTGGGTTCCTTCGGTTACGACGACGAGGGAACCAAGGCCGGCAAACGCGATGCGGTCCGCAACGGCATCTGGACCGGCGTGCTGTCCGGGCGGGAGAGCGCGGCTGTCGCAGGGCTCGATTATGGCGGCAGCGTGCGGTCGACGGACTGGTCGCGGCTGCCGATCGTGCGCATGACCAACGTCGGTCTGGAGCCGGGTCCGCACACGCTGGAGGAGATCATCGCCGCGACCGACGACGGGGTGTTCATGGACATGAACCGGTCATGGTCGATCGATGACAAGAGATTGAATTTCCAGTTCGGCTGCGAGGTCGGCTACGAGGTGAAGAACGGCAAGCTCGGCCGCATGGTGAAGAACCCGACCTACACCGGCATCGGCCCGAAGTTCTGGCAGAGCATGGACATGCTCTCCCACGAGATCGTCGCCTGGGGCACGCCGAACTGCGGCAAGGGGCAGCCCGGGCAGGTCGGGCACACCGGCCATCCGGCGGCGCCGGCCCGTTTCCAGAACGTGCGAGTGGGGGTGCGCGGATGA